A portion of the Streptomyces sp. NBC_00376 genome contains these proteins:
- a CDS encoding aldehyde dehydrogenase family protein has protein sequence MSDDKKRRLFIGGRWTEPDHGHYEVIDPATEEVVGLAPEASREQVHAAVAAAREAFGTWSRTRPEERAEILDRAAGLMLRDLDGNAALARAESGATTGTARGMQVAVGASRFRRYAKGALEPVEEAITPQINEAGPMGRAGVFGALAVRQPVGVVTCITSYNNPWANPAGKVAPALAMGNTVVVKPAPQDPLSVFRMAEALEEAGVPPGVVNVVTGSGPEAGEAAVDSPDVDMVSFTGSTGVGQRIAEVCGRGMKRQLMELGGKGAAVVLDDADLDSAVAGIGTTFSFYSGQICTAPTRVLVQRDVHDALIEKLAVYAGHLKVGDPAARGTVVGPVISATHRDRVESYVELGRKEGARVVTGGERPAGLDRGFYVAPTLLADCTNDMRVVREEIFGPVVVVVPFDDEEEGIALANDSDYGLIDYVWSSDVARAFRVARRLRAGGVGVNTIGRNMEAPFGGFKKSGVGRDVGSYALHAYSELQSIVWPG, from the coding sequence CGCGGCCCGGGAGGCCTTCGGCACCTGGTCGCGCACCCGCCCCGAGGAGCGGGCCGAGATCCTCGACCGGGCGGCCGGCCTGATGCTGCGCGACCTCGACGGCAACGCCGCGCTCGCCCGCGCGGAGAGCGGTGCCACCACGGGGACGGCCCGCGGCATGCAGGTCGCCGTCGGTGCCTCCCGCTTCCGGCGGTACGCCAAGGGCGCGCTGGAGCCGGTCGAGGAGGCGATCACGCCGCAGATCAACGAGGCCGGGCCGATGGGGCGGGCGGGGGTCTTCGGGGCCCTGGCCGTGCGCCAGCCGGTCGGAGTCGTCACCTGCATCACCTCGTACAACAACCCCTGGGCCAACCCGGCGGGCAAGGTGGCGCCCGCGCTGGCCATGGGCAACACGGTTGTCGTGAAGCCCGCCCCGCAGGACCCGCTCTCCGTCTTCCGGATGGCCGAGGCACTGGAGGAGGCGGGCGTTCCGCCGGGCGTCGTCAACGTCGTCACCGGGTCGGGCCCGGAGGCGGGCGAGGCGGCCGTCGACTCCCCGGACGTCGACATGGTCAGCTTCACCGGCTCCACGGGGGTCGGGCAGCGCATCGCCGAGGTGTGCGGGCGCGGGATGAAGCGGCAGCTGATGGAGCTGGGCGGGAAGGGCGCAGCGGTCGTCCTCGACGACGCGGACCTCGACTCGGCGGTGGCGGGCATCGGCACCACGTTCTCCTTCTACAGCGGTCAGATCTGTACGGCTCCGACCCGGGTCCTGGTCCAGCGCGATGTCCATGACGCGCTGATCGAGAAGCTCGCCGTCTACGCCGGTCATCTGAAGGTGGGTGATCCGGCGGCCAGGGGCACGGTCGTCGGCCCGGTCATCTCGGCCACCCACCGCGACCGCGTCGAGTCGTACGTGGAGCTGGGCCGGAAGGAGGGGGCGAGGGTGGTCACGGGCGGCGAACGCCCGGCCGGACTCGACCGCGGTTTCTATGTCGCCCCGACCCTGCTCGCCGACTGCACCAACGACATGCGCGTCGTCCGCGAGGAGATCTTCGGCCCGGTCGTCGTGGTCGTTCCCTTCGACGACGAGGAGGAGGGCATCGCGCTGGCCAACGACAGCGACTACGGGCTGATCGACTACGTCTGGTCCTCGGACGTGGCCCGCGCCTTCCGGGTGGCCCGGCGGCTGCGGGCCGGCGGGGTCGGTGTGAACACCATCGGGCGGAACATGGAGGCCCCGTTCGGCGGGTTCAAGAAGAGCGGTGTCGGGCGCGATGTCGGCTCGTACGCCCTGCACGCGTACAGCGAACTCCAGTCGATCGTCTGGCCCGGCTGA
- a CDS encoding APC family permease yields the protein MTQLDARPQAGDTVRGADPVDGGVRGKGLGGNSVGLMGSAVIGISTVAPVYCLTSTLGSTAGEVGVQMPAVFLAGFLPMLLVAFAYRELNKAMPDCGTSFTWTVKAFGPRVGWMCGWGLVIATIIVLSNLAGVATSYFWLLAGEITGNSSIAALDDNKPVHIVTCLALIAVATAISYRGMTATKGIQYALVGLQLVVLAVFVAMAVQKAHSGEFASSLDFSWSWLNPFAVQSFAAFTAGLSLSIFMFWGWDACLTANEETTGSEKTPGRAALIAMVVLVGSYLATGVAAQMAVGSGTSGLGLANPGTSDNVFAALAGPVMGPGLGILLFVAVLASAAASLQTTFIPVARTVLAMSTYEALPASYARVHPRFRTPGKATITAGVATGVFYTVMTLVSEHVLVDTIYALGLMICFYYALTAFACVWFFRADLTRSFRDLVFKGLFPGVGGILLTAVFGKTLYDMWDPAYGSGSSVLGVGSVFVIGVGLLLLGVVLMLVMQRRSPSFFRGEVLTKETPALVVED from the coding sequence ATGACTCAGCTGGACGCGCGGCCACAGGCCGGAGACACAGTGAGGGGCGCCGACCCGGTCGACGGCGGCGTACGCGGCAAGGGCCTCGGCGGGAACTCCGTCGGCCTGATGGGCAGCGCCGTCATCGGCATCTCCACCGTCGCCCCCGTCTACTGCCTCACCTCCACCCTCGGCTCCACCGCGGGCGAGGTCGGCGTGCAGATGCCCGCCGTCTTCCTGGCCGGCTTCCTGCCGATGCTGCTCGTGGCCTTCGCGTACCGCGAGCTCAACAAGGCGATGCCGGACTGCGGCACCTCGTTCACCTGGACGGTCAAGGCGTTCGGTCCGCGCGTCGGCTGGATGTGCGGCTGGGGCCTGGTCATCGCGACGATCATCGTCCTGTCGAACCTGGCGGGCGTCGCCACGTCGTACTTCTGGCTGCTGGCGGGCGAGATCACCGGCAACAGCTCCATCGCCGCCCTGGACGACAACAAGCCCGTCCACATCGTCACCTGCCTCGCCCTGATCGCGGTCGCCACGGCGATCAGCTACCGGGGGATGACGGCCACCAAGGGCATCCAGTACGCGCTGGTGGGGCTCCAACTCGTCGTCCTCGCGGTGTTCGTGGCGATGGCCGTGCAGAAGGCGCACAGCGGCGAGTTCGCCTCGTCGCTGGACTTCTCCTGGTCCTGGCTGAACCCGTTCGCCGTGCAGTCGTTCGCCGCGTTCACCGCCGGCCTGTCGCTGTCGATCTTCATGTTCTGGGGCTGGGACGCCTGTCTGACCGCCAACGAGGAGACCACCGGCAGCGAGAAGACCCCTGGGCGGGCCGCGCTCATCGCGATGGTCGTGCTCGTCGGCTCCTACCTGGCGACCGGCGTCGCCGCCCAGATGGCAGTCGGATCCGGCACCTCCGGGCTCGGCCTGGCCAACCCCGGCACCTCCGACAACGTCTTCGCCGCGCTGGCCGGTCCGGTCATGGGCCCCGGCCTCGGCATCCTGCTCTTCGTCGCCGTGCTCGCCTCGGCCGCCGCGAGCCTGCAGACCACCTTCATCCCGGTGGCCCGCACGGTGCTCGCGATGTCCACGTACGAGGCCCTGCCCGCCTCGTACGCCCGGGTCCACCCGCGCTTCCGGACCCCGGGGAAGGCCACGATCACGGCGGGCGTCGCGACCGGTGTCTTCTACACGGTCATGACCCTGGTCAGCGAGCACGTCCTGGTCGACACGATCTACGCGCTCGGCCTCATGATCTGCTTCTACTACGCGCTGACGGCGTTCGCCTGCGTCTGGTTCTTCCGCGCCGACCTGACCCGCTCCTTCCGTGACCTGGTCTTCAAGGGCCTGTTCCCGGGTGTCGGCGGCATCCTGCTCACCGCGGTCTTCGGCAAGACCCTCTACGACATGTGGGACCCGGCCTACGGCTCCGGCTCGTCGGTCCTCGGGGTCGGCTCGGTGTTCGTCATCGGTGTCGGGCTGCTGCTGCTCGGCGTGGTGCTGATGCTGGTGATGCAGCGCCGCAGCCCGTCGTTCTTCCGCGGCGAGGTGCTGACCAAGGAGACCCCGGCGCTGGTCGTGGAGGACTGA
- a CDS encoding macrolide family glycosyltransferase: MSRRTSRRRAHVAMIGIPAVSHVLPSLEVVRELVARGHRVTYANDPAVAGLIEATGAEFVPYSSVLPVADNDWPEDPIGAMGVFLDDAVQALPQLRAVYDRDPADLYLYDIGAYPARVLGETQDRPLLQLSPTYVGWEGYDQEVAAALWQLPGADAYLARFTGWLADCGATTGDVEAFCGPPARSLALIPKAMQPHADRVDTGTVTFVGPCFGTRADTGEWTRPADAENVLLVSLGSAFTRRPEFYRQCLAAYGDLPGWHVVLQIGKYTDPAELGAIPANVEVHSWVPQLAILEQSDAFVTHAGMGGSSEGLFTGTPMIAVPQAADQFMNADRLVELGVARRIDTDEATAEALRTALTELVADPEVARRSAALRAEARAEGGTSRAADLIEDMLG; encoded by the coding sequence ATGTCACGTCGCACCTCACGTCGCCGCGCCCATGTCGCGATGATCGGTATCCCCGCCGTCAGCCACGTCCTGCCCAGCCTTGAGGTCGTCCGGGAGCTGGTGGCCCGGGGCCACCGGGTGACCTACGCCAACGACCCGGCGGTGGCCGGGCTGATCGAGGCCACCGGCGCCGAGTTCGTCCCCTACAGCTCCGTGCTGCCGGTCGCCGACAACGACTGGCCCGAGGACCCCATCGGCGCGATGGGCGTCTTCCTCGACGACGCGGTCCAGGCGCTTCCGCAGCTGCGCGCCGTCTACGACCGCGACCCCGCGGACCTGTATCTCTACGACATCGGCGCCTACCCCGCGCGCGTCCTCGGCGAGACACAGGACCGCCCCCTCCTGCAGCTGTCCCCGACCTATGTGGGCTGGGAGGGGTACGACCAGGAGGTCGCCGCGGCCCTGTGGCAGCTGCCGGGCGCCGACGCCTACCTGGCCAGGTTCACCGGCTGGCTCGCCGACTGCGGGGCGACCACCGGCGACGTGGAGGCCTTCTGCGGGCCGCCCGCGCGGTCCCTGGCGCTGATCCCGAAGGCGATGCAGCCGCACGCCGACCGGGTCGACACCGGCACGGTCACCTTCGTCGGCCCGTGCTTCGGCACCCGGGCGGACACGGGGGAGTGGACGCGTCCCGCCGATGCCGAGAACGTGCTGCTGGTCTCGCTGGGGTCGGCGTTCACGAGGCGGCCGGAGTTCTACCGCCAGTGCCTGGCCGCCTACGGCGACCTGCCCGGCTGGCACGTCGTGCTCCAGATCGGCAAGTACACGGACCCCGCGGAGCTCGGCGCCATCCCGGCCAATGTGGAAGTGCACTCCTGGGTGCCCCAGCTGGCGATCCTGGAACAGTCCGACGCCTTCGTCACCCACGCGGGCATGGGCGGCAGCAGCGAAGGGCTGTTCACCGGCACGCCGATGATCGCCGTCCCTCAGGCCGCCGATCAGTTCATGAACGCCGACCGGCTCGTCGAGCTGGGCGTGGCCCGCCGCATCGACACCGACGAGGCCACCGCGGAGGCCCTGCGGACCGCCCTGACCGAACTGGTCGCCGATCCGGAGGTCGCCAGGCGCTCGGCGGCGCTCCGCGCCGAGGCGCGGGCGGAGGGCGGTACCTCGCGGGCCGCCGACCTCATCGAGGACATGCTGGGCTGA
- a CDS encoding endonuclease, whose protein sequence is MTARDTVDALLTRCGTTYAAEAGIRLRNTPQPLYQLLVLSDLLSARIRASVAVSAARALFAHGMRSPQRMAGATWQQRVDALGEGGYRRYDERTATQLGEGAQLLLADCGGDLRRLREEADGDLDALRAGLRRTPGIGPAGADIFVREVQAVWPEVAPFVDGKALQGAERLGLPASPAKLVELAGSAGPTDGHEVAVLAAALVRAALDKHVVDDVRSHA, encoded by the coding sequence GTGACCGCCCGCGACACCGTGGACGCCCTGCTCACCCGCTGCGGAACCACGTACGCGGCCGAAGCCGGGATCCGGCTGCGGAACACCCCGCAGCCGCTGTACCAACTCCTCGTCCTCAGCGATCTGCTGAGCGCCCGCATCCGCGCCTCCGTGGCGGTGTCGGCGGCGCGTGCGCTGTTCGCCCACGGCATGCGCTCACCGCAACGGATGGCCGGGGCGACCTGGCAGCAGCGGGTGGACGCACTGGGCGAGGGCGGCTACCGGCGTTACGACGAGCGGACCGCGACCCAGCTCGGCGAGGGGGCGCAGCTCCTGCTGGCCGACTGCGGCGGCGATCTGCGGCGCCTGCGCGAGGAGGCCGACGGCGACCTGGACGCCCTGCGGGCCGGGCTGCGGCGCACCCCGGGAATCGGCCCGGCCGGTGCGGACATCTTCGTCCGCGAGGTGCAGGCGGTGTGGCCGGAGGTGGCCCCGTTCGTGGACGGGAAGGCCCTCCAGGGCGCCGAACGGCTGGGGCTGCCCGCCTCCCCGGCGAAGCTGGTGGAGCTGGCGGGGTCGGCCGGGCCGACGGACGGGCACGAGGTCGCCGTGCTCGCGGCGGCCCTGGTGCGCGCCGCACTCGACAAGCACGTCGTGGACGACGTCAGGTCTCACGCCTGA
- a CDS encoding DNA polymerase ligase N-terminal domain-containing protein, with protein sequence MDRTGDNGDRTGPAPCFVVQIHQARRMHFDFRLEVGGVLKSWAVPRGPSENPRVRRLAVPTEDHPLEYRTFEGVIAKGEYGDDTVIVWDQGTYRPLSHDRWGAPVPFEQSLEDGHATFWLDGTKLQGEFALTRFKGGDAPGEEVWLLIKAKDGRATQESADLPDPYLARSARTGRTLAQVAAEEGSGPP encoded by the coding sequence ATGGACAGGACCGGCGACAACGGCGATCGGACGGGGCCGGCCCCCTGCTTCGTCGTGCAGATCCATCAGGCGCGGCGCATGCACTTCGACTTCCGGCTGGAAGTCGGCGGCGTACTGAAGTCGTGGGCGGTGCCGCGCGGCCCGTCGGAGAACCCTCGCGTGCGACGGCTGGCCGTCCCCACCGAGGACCATCCGCTGGAGTACCGCACCTTCGAGGGCGTCATCGCGAAGGGCGAGTACGGCGATGACACGGTGATCGTCTGGGACCAGGGCACCTACCGGCCGCTCAGCCACGACCGGTGGGGTGCGCCCGTGCCGTTCGAGCAGTCCCTGGAGGACGGGCACGCGACGTTCTGGCTCGACGGGACCAAACTGCAGGGCGAGTTCGCGCTCACCCGCTTCAAGGGCGGCGACGCCCCGGGCGAAGAGGTGTGGCTGCTGATCAAGGCCAAGGACGGACGGGCCACCCAGGAGAGTGCCGACCTGCCGGACCCGTACCTGGCACGCTCGGCCCGCACCGGCCGCACCCTGGCCCAGGTCGCGGCCGAGGAGGGCAGCGGGCCCCCGTGA
- a CDS encoding MFS transporter, with protein MLAQLRNPPGGRNARIMLLALAVDRTGSGLWAASSVLYLTFVTHLSAQQIGVLLGVAGVAGIAGSPLAGRLAGRFPVRGLLIGCHLLRLVTLGLVLVCTGFDALLPVVAVTYLGDRAAKTLEMLFATRAAGERRAAYQALSRSAANAGYGVGAGLAAIGLAVGTTGAYRVLILGNALSFVVAAVLVWRTGEPAGSAVEVARSGGAAPAAPVPDGRAPARRSSPWRDRGYLKFALLDIPMNLDDSVLAVGLPLWLVNRTSAPHALVPAFLVINTVLVVVLQLSVSKRAEGPRRATRAVLLYGVLMFVCCGLLAAATRGGAWVAGAVLLAAALLVTLAELMRSVSSWELAVLLAPQDARAAYLGVAGMSQSIQKSAGPPLLTGVVMAAGPVGWLVLGAAVAGLAVVQRRACVRRLGIGSPRSEDAATLTVR; from the coding sequence TTGCTGGCGCAGTTGCGCAATCCGCCGGGCGGCCGCAACGCGCGGATCATGCTGCTCGCGCTGGCCGTGGACCGGACGGGCTCGGGGCTGTGGGCCGCGTCCTCTGTCCTGTACCTCACCTTCGTGACGCATCTGAGCGCCCAGCAGATCGGGGTGCTGCTGGGCGTGGCCGGAGTCGCGGGCATCGCCGGCTCCCCGCTGGCCGGGCGGCTGGCCGGCCGCTTCCCGGTGCGCGGGCTGCTGATCGGCTGTCACCTGCTCCGGCTGGTGACGCTCGGCCTGGTCCTGGTGTGCACGGGATTCGACGCGCTGCTCCCCGTGGTCGCCGTGACCTATCTGGGCGACCGGGCCGCCAAGACGCTGGAGATGCTCTTTGCCACCCGGGCCGCAGGCGAGCGCCGCGCCGCGTACCAGGCGCTGTCGCGCAGCGCGGCCAATGCGGGCTACGGCGTCGGCGCGGGGCTCGCGGCCATCGGCCTGGCGGTGGGGACCACGGGCGCCTACCGCGTCCTGATCCTGGGCAACGCGCTCTCGTTCGTCGTCGCCGCGGTGCTGGTGTGGCGTACCGGCGAGCCGGCGGGGAGCGCCGTCGAGGTGGCGCGGTCCGGGGGTGCGGCACCCGCTGCTCCGGTACCGGACGGGCGGGCTCCCGCCCGGAGGTCCAGCCCGTGGCGGGACCGGGGGTACCTCAAGTTCGCCCTCCTGGACATCCCGATGAACCTCGACGACTCGGTCCTCGCCGTCGGCCTGCCGCTGTGGCTGGTGAACCGCACCTCCGCGCCGCACGCCCTGGTCCCGGCCTTCCTGGTCATCAACACCGTGCTGGTGGTGGTGCTCCAGCTGAGCGTGTCGAAGCGGGCGGAGGGGCCGCGCCGGGCGACCCGGGCGGTGTTGCTGTACGGAGTCCTGATGTTCGTGTGCTGCGGCTTGCTGGCCGCCGCCACCCGGGGCGGGGCCTGGGTGGCCGGGGCGGTCCTGCTCGCGGCGGCGCTGCTGGTCACGCTGGCGGAGCTGATGCGGTCGGTGAGTTCGTGGGAGCTCGCGGTGCTGCTCGCGCCGCAGGACGCCCGCGCCGCGTATCTGGGGGTGGCCGGAATGTCGCAGTCCATCCAGAAGTCCGCCGGGCCACCGCTGCTGACCGGTGTGGTGATGGCCGCCGGACCGGTGGGCTGGCTGGTGCTCGGGGCGGCGGTCGCGGGCCTGGCGGTCGTGCAGCGACGGGCCTGTGTGCGGCGGCTCGGCATCGGCTCGCCCCGGTCCGAGGATGCCGCCACCCTCACTGTTAGGTAG
- a CDS encoding TetR/AcrR family transcriptional regulator has translation MGEAKPEEKQPVKRRRGAARGRILDAAARRFYADGVAATGIDTITAEAGVAKMSLYNNFDSKADLVCAYLRARHEEWLDLYRRRLADAQGPAEAVLAVFDAYADHADFAYEHGFRGCGLLNAAAELPTGHEGRTVVRHHKEQVEGLLAAHLQELLPGRDEQARSVAEHLAFLLEGAIVRAGLEGDGTRMRRARDLAASLVGAL, from the coding sequence ATGGGCGAGGCGAAGCCCGAGGAGAAGCAGCCGGTGAAGCGGCGGCGCGGGGCGGCGCGCGGGCGGATTCTCGACGCCGCCGCGCGCCGGTTCTACGCGGACGGCGTGGCGGCGACGGGCATCGACACGATCACGGCCGAGGCCGGCGTCGCGAAGATGAGCCTCTACAACAACTTCGACTCCAAGGCCGACCTGGTCTGTGCCTACCTCCGGGCCAGGCACGAGGAGTGGCTCGACCTCTACCGGCGGCGCCTGGCCGACGCGCAGGGACCGGCGGAGGCCGTGCTGGCCGTCTTCGACGCCTACGCCGACCACGCCGATTTCGCCTACGAGCACGGCTTCCGGGGCTGCGGCCTGCTCAACGCGGCCGCCGAACTGCCCACCGGGCACGAGGGCCGGACCGTGGTGCGCCACCACAAGGAACAGGTCGAGGGCCTGCTCGCCGCCCACCTCCAGGAGCTGCTGCCCGGCCGCGACGAGCAGGCCCGGTCCGTGGCGGAGCACCTGGCGTTCCTGCTCGAAGGGGCCATCGTGCGCGCGGGCCTCGAAGGCGACGGCACGCGCATGCGGCGCGCCCGGGACCTGGCGGCATCCCTGGTGGGCGCCCTGTGA
- a CDS encoding DMT family transporter, translated as MTGAAARPTAGAGLGALAVLLASVLWGTTGTAATFAPEVGPLAIGAAAMGLGGLLQALVAGRRIAGARTELRAQWRTVLVGGAGVALYPLAFYTSMHLAGVAVGTVVSIGSAPLASALIERFADGRTLSRRWLAGAALGLAGTVLLCAAEAAQAGAGTGTGSARQTVVGVLLGLVAGLTYAVYAWAAHRLITRGVTSRAAMGAVFGLGGLMLVPVLLATGAPLVASWTNAGVGIYMALVPMFTGYVLFGYGLSRIPVSTATTLSLLEPAVAAVFAVLVVGEHLPALGWTGIALVIACLGVLTAPSRPSRRLRAATVPEPEPGQGREVTWASDAPPGTPDW; from the coding sequence GTGACCGGGGCGGCGGCCCGGCCCACAGCTGGAGCGGGCCTCGGCGCACTCGCGGTGCTGCTCGCCTCGGTGCTCTGGGGCACCACGGGCACCGCCGCGACCTTCGCGCCCGAGGTGGGCCCGCTGGCGATCGGTGCGGCGGCGATGGGGTTGGGCGGCCTGCTCCAGGCACTGGTGGCCGGGCGCCGCATCGCCGGGGCCCGCACGGAGCTGAGGGCGCAGTGGCGGACCGTGCTCGTCGGGGGAGCGGGCGTGGCGCTGTATCCGCTCGCGTTCTACACCTCCATGCATCTGGCCGGGGTCGCGGTCGGGACGGTCGTCTCCATCGGCTCGGCCCCGCTGGCATCGGCCCTGATCGAGCGGTTCGCGGACGGCCGGACCCTGTCCCGGCGATGGCTGGCGGGGGCCGCCCTGGGGCTGGCCGGCACGGTGCTGCTCTGCGCGGCCGAGGCCGCGCAGGCCGGTGCCGGAACGGGCACCGGCTCCGCCCGGCAGACCGTCGTCGGCGTGCTGCTCGGGCTGGTCGCGGGCCTGACGTACGCCGTGTACGCGTGGGCGGCCCACCGCCTCATCACCCGGGGCGTCACCTCGCGGGCGGCCATGGGCGCGGTGTTCGGCCTCGGCGGGCTGATGCTCGTACCGGTGCTGCTGGCCACCGGGGCGCCGCTGGTCGCCTCCTGGACGAACGCGGGCGTCGGGATCTACATGGCGCTGGTGCCGATGTTCACCGGGTACGTCCTGTTCGGCTACGGCCTGTCCCGGATCCCCGTCAGCACCGCGACGACCCTGTCCCTGCTGGAACCCGCCGTGGCGGCGGTCTTCGCGGTGCTGGTCGTGGGCGAACACCTGCCGGCCCTCGGCTGGACCGGCATCGCACTGGTCATCGCCTGCCTCGGCGTACTGACCGCCCCGTCCCGCCCCTCCCGCCGTCTCCGCGCCGCGACAGTGCCGGAGCCGGAGCCGGGCCAGGGGCGTGAGGTCACATGGGCCTCTGACGCCCCTCCAGGAACACCGGATTGGTGA
- a CDS encoding CehA/McbA family metallohydrolase, with translation MARRGLLIGTAATALTLGTVSFADATTASNAGNEDTRTVRGTLPAGSPDFVYLPVEVPLGVREIAVSYAYEKTPVPAGTQGNALDIGIFDERGTELGGHGFRGWSGGARGSFFIRADEATPGYIAGPVRAGTWNIALGPYTVAPEGLPYEVTVTLRFGPAGSTPEPVYPPKRAKGRGRAWYRGDCHLHSVHSDGRRTPAEIAAAARAAGLDFINSSEHNTYSAHGAWGGLWGEDLLVLTGEEITTRNGHVLTVATDPGTFVDWRYRARDNRFGHYAKAVRRAGGLVVPAHPHATCIGCHWKFGFGEADAVEVWNGAYTPDDEIALAEWDNSLVAAVRWAKPWVAAMGNSDAHREPDVVGLPQTVVLADELSREAIVAGIRAGHSYIAESSAVTLSFGVSGGRGQHAGIGERLRVDGDDTPVTVRLEVTGAPGCTAHFVTDQGTLFTAGLPGSGTGAVEWRTTPAYAAYVRAEVRHPATVPGLPGAMAALTNPVFLEGRQRPM, from the coding sequence ATGGCCAGGCGCGGCCTTCTCATCGGTACGGCCGCCACCGCTCTAACGTTGGGCACTGTGAGCTTCGCCGACGCCACCACCGCCTCGAACGCAGGCAACGAGGACACCAGGACCGTGCGCGGCACCCTGCCGGCCGGGTCGCCGGACTTCGTGTACCTGCCGGTCGAAGTACCGCTCGGGGTACGGGAGATCGCCGTCTCGTACGCGTACGAGAAGACCCCCGTACCGGCCGGGACACAGGGCAACGCCCTCGACATCGGCATCTTCGACGAACGCGGCACCGAACTCGGCGGGCACGGGTTCCGGGGCTGGTCCGGCGGGGCGCGCGGCAGCTTCTTCATCCGGGCGGACGAGGCGACGCCCGGCTACATCGCGGGGCCGGTGCGGGCCGGTACGTGGAACATCGCGCTCGGCCCCTACACCGTGGCGCCCGAGGGGCTGCCGTACGAGGTGACGGTCACCCTGCGGTTCGGGCCCGCCGGGTCCACGCCGGAGCCGGTGTATCCGCCGAAGCGGGCGAAGGGGCGCGGGCGGGCCTGGTACCGGGGCGACTGCCATCTGCACTCCGTGCACTCGGACGGCAGGCGCACCCCCGCCGAGATCGCCGCCGCCGCACGCGCGGCCGGGCTCGACTTCATCAACAGCAGCGAACACAACACGTACTCCGCGCACGGGGCGTGGGGCGGGCTGTGGGGCGAGGACCTGCTCGTCCTCACCGGCGAGGAGATCACCACCCGCAACGGGCACGTGCTCACGGTGGCCACCGATCCGGGCACGTTCGTGGACTGGCGCTACCGGGCCCGCGACAACCGGTTCGGGCACTACGCGAAGGCCGTGCGCCGGGCCGGCGGTCTGGTGGTGCCCGCCCATCCGCACGCCACCTGCATCGGCTGCCACTGGAAGTTCGGCTTCGGCGAGGCGGACGCGGTGGAGGTGTGGAACGGGGCGTACACCCCGGACGACGAGATCGCCCTCGCCGAGTGGGACAACTCCCTGGTCGCCGCCGTCCGTTGGGCGAAGCCGTGGGTCGCGGCGATGGGCAACAGCGACGCGCACCGGGAGCCGGACGTGGTGGGGCTGCCGCAGACCGTCGTCCTCGCCGACGAGCTGTCGCGCGAGGCGATCGTGGCGGGCATCCGGGCCGGGCACTCGTACATCGCGGAGTCGTCCGCCGTCACGCTCTCCTTCGGTGTCTCGGGCGGGCGCGGACAGCACGCGGGGATCGGTGAGCGGCTGCGGGTGGACGGGGACGACACCCCGGTCACCGTGCGGCTGGAGGTGACCGGGGCGCCCGGCTGCACCGCGCACTTCGTCACCGACCAGGGCACGCTGTTCACGGCCGGGCTGCCCGGGTCGGGCACGGGGGCGGTGGAATGGCGTACGACTCCGGCCTACGCCGCCTACGTACGGGCCGAGGTCCGGCATCCGGCGACGGTGCCGGGGCTGCCCGGAGCCATGGCGGCGCTCACCAATCCGGTGTTCCTGGAGGGGCGTCAGAGGCCCATGTGA
- a CDS encoding LLM class F420-dependent oxidoreductase → MRIGTTIFLTDETITPLRLARELEQRGFGGLYLPEHTHIPVSRDTPYPAGGELPPEYGRTLDPFVALAQAAAVTERLTLGTGITLVAQHDPIDLAKQIATLDHLSGGRFTLGVGYGWNVEEAADHGVDWPSRRDLVRDRMAQMRALWADEPTAYEGEFGSVRASHAYPKPVQEPRGPVNGPRTMIGGAAGPKLFAHIAEYADGWLPIGGRGLTESVPKLRAAWDAAGRDPKHLQIVPYAVLPSAGKLAHYADLGIEEIVLQLPPAGEPEVLRALDAYAQYL, encoded by the coding sequence ATGCGGATCGGCACAACGATCTTCCTCACCGACGAGACGATCACGCCGCTGCGGCTCGCCCGCGAACTCGAACAGCGCGGCTTCGGCGGGCTCTACCTGCCCGAGCACACCCACATCCCGGTGAGCAGGGACACCCCCTACCCGGCGGGCGGCGAACTCCCGCCCGAGTACGGCCGCACCCTCGACCCCTTCGTCGCCCTCGCCCAGGCCGCCGCCGTCACCGAACGCCTGACCCTGGGCACCGGCATCACACTCGTCGCCCAGCACGACCCGATCGACCTGGCCAAGCAGATCGCCACCCTCGACCACCTCTCCGGCGGCCGGTTCACCCTGGGCGTCGGCTACGGCTGGAACGTCGAGGAGGCCGCCGACCACGGCGTCGACTGGCCGTCCCGCCGCGACCTGGTCCGCGACCGGATGGCCCAGATGCGCGCCCTGTGGGCGGACGAACCCACCGCGTACGAGGGCGAGTTCGGCTCGGTCCGGGCCAGCCACGCGTACCCGAAGCCGGTCCAGGAGCCGCGCGGTCCGGTGAACGGACCCCGCACCATGATCGGCGGCGCGGCGGGCCCGAAGCTGTTCGCCCACATCGCCGAGTACGCCGACGGCTGGCTCCCCATCGGCGGCCGGGGCCTGACCGAGTCCGTCCCGAAGCTTCGCGCGGCCTGGGACGCGGCGGGCCGCGACCCCAAGCACCTCCAGATCGTCCCGTACGCCGTCCTCCCGAGCGCGGGCAAGCTGGCGCACTACGCGGACCTGGGTATCGAGGAGATCGTCCTGCAACTACCCCCGGCGGGCGAGCCGGAAGTGCTGCGGGCGCTCGACGCCTACGCCCAGTACCTCTGA